A region of Sulfuricella denitrificans skB26 DNA encodes the following proteins:
- a CDS encoding ABC transporter substrate-binding protein: MKFNRLFLVGRIVLVILVIYALITWWQQSAPPPNIRIGVLHSLTGTMAASEKPLVNTLRLAIEEANAAGGIMGQKIEAVVVDCRSDSTYCAQQAERLITEEKVSALFGCWTSACRKAVKPVVEKHHHLLFYPVQYEGMEMSPNIIYTGAAPNQQIIPGVHWALENLGKRVYLVGSDYVFPRMANIIIKDLLTAQGAVLTGERYLPLGESAMETVVADIARQRPDVVLNTLNGDSNAHFFAALGKAGLAHLPLVSFSVTEATMKAWGGAQLSQHYAVWSYFQSLPGEKNRRFVAAFQARLGADRMTDDPMEAAYIGLHLWVQAAREAGSAEPAKVQRTILRQTLNAPEGMVAIDPDTRHLWKTPRIGKVRPDGQFDIVWDAGQALEPAPFPSYRFRDEWLQLLQSAEGAQP, encoded by the coding sequence ATGAAATTCAACCGCTTGTTTCTCGTCGGGCGGATAGTGCTGGTCATCCTGGTGATTTACGCCCTCATCACCTGGTGGCAGCAATCGGCTCCCCCGCCGAACATCCGCATCGGCGTACTGCACTCCCTCACCGGCACCATGGCAGCCAGCGAAAAACCGCTGGTGAACACCCTCCGGTTGGCGATCGAGGAAGCCAATGCAGCGGGCGGCATCATGGGGCAAAAAATCGAAGCGGTGGTGGTGGATTGCCGTTCCGATTCGACCTATTGTGCCCAGCAGGCCGAGCGCCTGATCACTGAAGAAAAGGTCAGCGCCCTGTTCGGCTGCTGGACCTCCGCCTGCCGCAAGGCAGTCAAGCCGGTGGTCGAAAAGCACCATCACCTGCTGTTCTACCCGGTGCAGTATGAGGGCATGGAGATGTCGCCCAACATCATCTACACCGGCGCTGCGCCCAACCAGCAGATCATCCCCGGGGTGCATTGGGCACTGGAGAATCTGGGCAAACGCGTCTACCTGGTGGGCTCGGACTACGTCTTCCCGCGCATGGCCAATATCATCATCAAGGACCTGTTGACCGCACAAGGCGCAGTACTGACCGGGGAACGCTACCTGCCGCTGGGGGAAAGCGCCATGGAGACGGTAGTGGCAGATATCGCGAGGCAGCGCCCGGATGTGGTGCTGAACACCCTCAACGGAGACAGCAACGCCCATTTCTTCGCCGCGTTGGGAAAAGCCGGATTAGCCCATCTGCCGCTGGTTTCTTTCAGCGTGACGGAAGCCACGATGAAAGCGTGGGGCGGCGCCCAGCTTAGTCAGCATTATGCGGTGTGGAGTTACTTCCAGTCCCTGCCGGGGGAGAAAAACCGCCGTTTCGTCGCCGCATTTCAGGCCCGCCTCGGCGCTGACCGGATGACCGATGACCCGATGGAAGCCGCCTACATCGGCCTGCATCTGTGGGTGCAGGCGGCGCGCGAAGCCGGCTCCGCAGAACCTGCCAAGGTACAGCGCACGATATTGCGCCAGACCCTGAATGCACCCGAAGGAATGGTGGCCATCGACCCGGACACCCGGCATCTGTGGAAAACCCCGCGCATCGGCAAGGTCAGGCCTGACGGGCAGTTCGACATCGTCTGGGATGCCGGGCAAGCGCTGGAGCCGGCGCCCTTCCCCAGCTATCGCTTCCGCGATGAATGGCTGCAGTTGCTGCAATCCGCCGAAGGGGCGCAGCCATGA
- the metH gene encoding methionine synthase has product MSHQDRTALLHAQLKQRILILDGAMGTMIQTYKLTEADYRGERFAGYGSDLKGNNDLLVLTQPQIIREIHSAYLEAGADILETNTFNATSIAMADYHMEGLVYEINVAAAKLARDAADEFEAKNPAKPRFVAGVLGPTNRTASISPEVNDPGFRNTSFDQLVDAYTQAIAGLVNGGSDILMVETIFDTLNAKAALFAIELYFETHQIQLPVMISGTITDLSGRLLSGQTAEAFWNSVSHVKPLSIGLNCALGAQDLRQYVEELSNISNVYVSAHPNAGLPNPLSETGYDETPEAIATDLREWAASGLLNIVGGCCGTTPPHIKAIAEAVKDLPPRVIPEIEKKLRLSGLEALNIGEDSLFVNVGERANVTGSKMFARLIINGEYDKALEVAKAQVENGAQIIDINMDEAMLDSEAAMVKFLNLIASEPDICKVPVMIDSSKWSVIEAGLKCVQGKSIVNSISMKEGEAEFIERAKLCRRYGAAAVVMAFDEQGQADTQARKIEICARSYKLLTEVVGFPAEDIIFDPNIFAVATGIEEHNNYAVDFIEATRIIKQTLPYAQVSGGVSNVSFSFRGNEPVREAIHTAFLYHAIKAGMDMGIVNAGQLGVYEEIPKDLLERVEDVLLNRRPDATERLVEFAESFKGATKSLVEDLAWREGTVGERLSHAMVRGITTYIVEDTEEARQQAERPIHVIEGPLMDGMNVVGDLFGAGKMFLPQVVKSARVMKLAVAHLVPFIEAEKLASGEVAKAKGKIIMATVKGDVHDIGKNIVGVVLQCNNYDVVDLGVMVPAARILQAAIDEKADIIGLSGLITPSLEEMSHVAKEMERLGMKLPLLIGGATTSPAHTAVKIEPHYTGPVIYVKDASRAVGVCSNLLSDDLRDAYVQGIADEYVAIRERHQSRSNETKRLTLAEARANALKPDWAAYIPPAPTFIGLKEFNDYPLAEIAERIDWTPFFMAWELHGRYPKILTDVVVGEEATKLFADAKAMLKLIIDEKWLEARAVIGLFPANSIGDDIEIYTDESRSQVAMTYHTLRQQAVKSPGKPNLALADFVAPKASGAKDYLGGFAVTAGIGIDEHVAAFEKNHDDYSAIMLKALADRLAEAFAELMHERVRREFWGYAKDEALSNEDMIAEKYRGIRPAQGYPACPEHSEKGPLFELLQAPEKAGITITESFAMLPTAAVSGFYFAHPDSTYFALGKIGRDQVEDYAKRKGWDMATAEKWLAPALGY; this is encoded by the coding sequence ATGAGCCACCAAGACCGTACCGCCCTGCTCCACGCCCAACTCAAACAGCGCATCCTGATCCTGGATGGCGCCATGGGCACCATGATCCAGACCTACAAGCTGACGGAGGCGGATTACCGCGGCGAACGCTTCGCCGGCTACGGCAGCGACCTGAAAGGCAACAACGATCTGCTGGTGCTGACCCAGCCGCAGATCATCCGCGAAATTCATTCCGCCTATCTGGAGGCAGGAGCGGATATCCTCGAAACCAACACCTTCAACGCCACTTCGATCGCCATGGCGGATTACCACATGGAAGGTCTGGTATACGAGATTAACGTGGCGGCGGCAAAGCTGGCGCGCGACGCAGCGGACGAATTCGAAGCAAAAAATCCGGCCAAGCCACGCTTTGTTGCCGGCGTGCTCGGACCGACCAACCGCACCGCCTCGATCTCGCCCGAGGTCAACGACCCCGGCTTCCGCAACACCAGCTTCGATCAGTTGGTGGACGCTTACACCCAGGCGATTGCCGGACTGGTGAATGGCGGCTCAGATATTCTGATGGTCGAAACGATCTTCGACACACTCAACGCCAAGGCTGCACTGTTCGCCATCGAACTGTATTTCGAGACCCATCAAATTCAGTTGCCGGTGATGATCTCCGGCACCATCACCGATCTGTCCGGTCGCCTGCTTTCAGGGCAGACCGCCGAGGCATTCTGGAACTCGGTGAGCCACGTCAAACCGCTGTCGATCGGCCTGAATTGCGCCCTCGGTGCGCAGGATTTGCGCCAGTATGTGGAAGAGCTATCGAATATTTCCAACGTCTATGTGAGCGCCCACCCCAACGCCGGCCTGCCCAACCCCTTGTCGGAAACCGGTTACGACGAAACGCCTGAGGCGATTGCGACGGACTTGCGCGAATGGGCGGCCAGCGGCTTGCTGAACATCGTGGGCGGCTGTTGCGGCACCACGCCACCGCACATCAAAGCCATCGCCGAAGCGGTGAAAGACTTGCCTCCGCGCGTCATTCCCGAAATCGAGAAAAAGCTGCGCCTGTCCGGTCTGGAAGCGCTCAACATCGGTGAGGACTCGCTCTTCGTCAACGTCGGCGAGCGCGCCAACGTCACCGGCTCGAAAATGTTCGCCCGCCTGATCATCAACGGCGAATACGACAAGGCACTGGAAGTAGCCAAGGCCCAAGTGGAAAACGGCGCCCAGATCATCGACATCAACATGGATGAGGCGATGCTGGATTCCGAGGCCGCGATGGTGAAATTCCTCAACCTGATCGCCTCCGAACCGGACATCTGCAAAGTGCCGGTGATGATCGACTCGTCGAAGTGGTCGGTGATCGAGGCCGGGCTGAAATGCGTACAGGGCAAATCCATCGTCAACTCCATCAGCATGAAAGAAGGCGAAGCCGAGTTTATCGAGCGCGCAAAACTGTGTCGTCGCTACGGTGCAGCGGCAGTGGTCATGGCTTTCGACGAGCAGGGCCAGGCCGATACCCAGGCGCGCAAGATCGAGATTTGCGCCCGTTCCTACAAGCTGCTCACCGAGGTGGTTGGCTTCCCGGCCGAGGACATCATCTTCGACCCGAATATTTTTGCGGTCGCTACCGGCATCGAAGAGCACAACAACTACGCCGTCGATTTCATCGAAGCCACGCGCATCATCAAGCAGACCCTGCCTTACGCTCAAGTGAGTGGCGGCGTGTCCAACGTATCTTTCTCCTTCCGTGGCAACGAACCGGTGCGCGAAGCGATTCACACCGCCTTCCTGTATCACGCTATCAAGGCCGGCATGGACATGGGCATCGTCAACGCCGGTCAGCTGGGTGTTTATGAGGAAATCCCCAAGGATCTGCTGGAGCGGGTTGAGGATGTGTTGCTCAATCGCCGGCCTGACGCGACCGAACGTCTGGTGGAATTCGCCGAATCTTTCAAGGGCGCGACCAAGAGTCTGGTCGAAGACCTCGCCTGGCGCGAAGGAACCGTGGGCGAGCGACTCTCGCATGCCATGGTCAGAGGGATCACCACTTATATCGTCGAAGACACCGAAGAAGCCAGGCAGCAGGCTGAGCGCCCGATCCACGTGATCGAAGGCCCGCTGATGGACGGTATGAACGTGGTCGGCGATCTGTTCGGCGCCGGCAAGATGTTTCTGCCCCAGGTGGTGAAATCCGCCCGCGTGATGAAGCTGGCAGTGGCGCATCTGGTGCCGTTCATCGAGGCCGAAAAACTCGCTAGCGGCGAGGTGGCCAAGGCCAAGGGCAAGATCATCATGGCCACGGTCAAGGGTGACGTGCACGACATCGGCAAGAACATCGTCGGCGTGGTGCTGCAGTGCAACAATTACGACGTGGTCGATCTGGGGGTGATGGTGCCTGCGGCCAGAATTTTGCAGGCAGCCATTGACGAAAAGGCCGACATCATCGGCTTGTCCGGCCTGATCACACCGTCGCTGGAAGAAATGTCGCATGTCGCCAAGGAAATGGAACGGCTGGGGATGAAGCTGCCGCTCTTGATTGGCGGTGCCACCACTTCGCCCGCCCATACCGCGGTAAAAATCGAGCCGCACTACACCGGTCCGGTGATTTATGTGAAAGACGCTTCGCGCGCCGTCGGGGTGTGCTCCAACCTGTTGAGCGACGATCTGCGCGACGCTTATGTTCAGGGCATCGCCGATGAATATGTAGCGATCCGCGAACGCCACCAGAGTCGCTCCAATGAAACCAAACGCCTGACCCTGGCCGAAGCGCGTGCCAATGCGCTCAAGCCGGATTGGGCCGCCTATATCCCGCCGGCGCCGACTTTTATCGGCCTCAAGGAATTTAATGACTATCCGCTGGCGGAGATCGCCGAGCGCATCGACTGGACGCCGTTCTTTATGGCCTGGGAACTACACGGGCGTTATCCGAAAATCCTTACCGACGTGGTCGTAGGCGAAGAGGCGACAAAGCTGTTTGCCGACGCAAAGGCGATGCTGAAACTCATCATCGATGAAAAATGGCTGGAAGCGCGCGCCGTGATCGGTCTGTTCCCCGCCAACAGCATCGGCGACGACATCGAAATCTACACCGATGAAAGTCGCAGCCAAGTAGCGATGACCTACCATACCCTGCGCCAGCAGGCCGTGAAATCGCCGGGTAAACCCAATCTGGCCCTGGCTGATTTTGTCGCACCCAAAGCGTCGGGTGCGAAGGATTACCTCGGCGGTTTCGCGGTGACGGCAGGCATCGGCATCGACGAGCATGTCGCTGCATTCGAGAAAAATCACGACGATTACAGCGCGATCATGCTCAAGGCCCTGGCCGACCGTCTCGCCGAAGCTTTCGCCGAGCTGATGCATGAGCGCGTGCGGCGCGAATTCTGGGGTTATGCGAAAGACGAGGCGCTTTCCAATGAAGACATGATCGCTGAGAAATACCGTGGCATCCGCCCCGCTCAAGGCTACCCTGCCTGCCCGGAGCACAGCGAAAAAGGCCCGCTGTTCGAACTGCTCCAGGCACCGGAGAAGGCCGGCATTACCATCACAGAAAGTTTTGCCATGCTGCCCACGGCAGCGGTGAGCGGCTTCTATTTCGCCCACCCTGACTCAACCTATTTCGCCCTCGGCAAGATCGGCCGCGACCAGGTCGAAGATTATGCCAAACGCAAGGGATGGGACATGGCGACAGCGGAGAAGTGGCTGGCCCCAGCGCTGGGGTATTAA
- a CDS encoding rhodanese-like domain-containing protein yields the protein MQHMTPKQTYEFLQSNPEAVFVDVRSEMEYLFVGHPEGSMLVPWIDGPDWEINPDFIGHVKKAASVNRPVVLICRSGRRSVDAGLALEKAGLQDVYNVLHGFEGDLDDHHHRNSHNGWRHEGLPWAQT from the coding sequence ATGCAACACATGACACCCAAACAGACGTACGAATTCCTGCAGTCCAACCCTGAAGCGGTATTCGTCGATGTGCGCAGCGAAATGGAGTACCTGTTCGTCGGTCATCCCGAGGGCTCGATGCTGGTTCCCTGGATCGACGGTCCCGACTGGGAAATCAATCCGGATTTTATCGGTCACGTGAAAAAAGCTGCCAGCGTGAACCGACCGGTAGTGCTGATCTGCCGCTCCGGACGCCGTTCGGTAGATGCCGGGCTGGCGTTGGAAAAAGCCGGACTCCAGGACGTTTACAATGTGCTGCACGGCTTCGAGGGCGATCTGGACGACCATCATCACCGCAACTCGCATAACGGCTGGCGCCACGAAGGACTGCCCTGGGCGCAGACCTGA
- a CDS encoding GGDEF domain-containing protein, whose translation MELLKQNLAIEPDLQNFIGFVLESVTRLGGNPFAASIASLDLMKKLRGAGAGTGYPLPASLLLQGKQLVAQWGESVKSHAQLSTLAQPPQAEIIEQLRQHLLNSTESADPALLFQRNAEMTRHFNETRSRTEKELETLQQTLVKRQTELHESLRQAETDPLTGLLNRRAFDEKLGQAFRHTMRQKVSPLSLIMLDLDHFKEINDHFGHQFGDAYLNKMAHTLTHVIREDVDFAFRTGGDEFAMVLFADYPQACNKATQVLRLMETKVSIGISTINPSTPDSLTVEEFILHADSALYEAKNSGRGRAVVDLCSVSDSGDCQFPCMKLANSTHG comes from the coding sequence GTGGAACTTCTGAAGCAGAACCTGGCGATCGAACCCGATCTGCAGAACTTTATCGGTTTTGTCCTTGAAAGCGTAACCCGGCTTGGGGGCAACCCCTTTGCCGCTTCCATCGCTTCGCTCGACCTGATGAAGAAGTTGCGTGGCGCCGGTGCCGGCACTGGCTACCCCCTGCCGGCCAGCTTGCTGCTTCAGGGCAAGCAACTGGTGGCGCAATGGGGGGAAAGTGTTAAGTCACATGCCCAGTTGTCCACCCTCGCTCAACCGCCACAAGCCGAGATTATCGAACAACTGCGCCAGCACCTGCTGAATTCGACCGAGTCCGCCGACCCAGCCCTCCTGTTCCAGCGCAACGCGGAAATGACGCGCCACTTCAACGAAACCCGTTCCCGCACCGAAAAAGAGCTGGAAACCCTCCAGCAAACCCTGGTGAAACGCCAGACCGAACTACACGAATCCCTGCGTCAGGCTGAAACAGATCCGCTCACCGGGCTCCTCAACCGACGCGCCTTCGATGAAAAACTCGGCCAGGCCTTCCGCCACACCATGCGACAAAAAGTCTCGCCGCTATCGCTGATCATGCTCGACCTCGACCATTTCAAGGAAATCAACGATCACTTCGGCCATCAGTTCGGCGACGCCTACCTCAACAAGATGGCGCACACGCTGACACACGTCATCCGAGAAGATGTGGATTTCGCCTTCCGGACCGGCGGAGATGAATTTGCCATGGTCCTGTTTGCCGACTACCCTCAGGCCTGCAACAAGGCGACGCAAGTCCTGCGTTTGATGGAAACCAAGGTCAGCATCGGCATCAGCACCATCAACCCGAGCACCCCGGATAGTCTCACTGTTGAAGAATTCATACTGCACGCCGACAGCGCCTTGTATGAGGCGAAAAATTCCGGGCGTGGCCGGGCCGTGGTCGATCTTTGCTCTGTGTCGGACAGCGGCGACTGCCAATTTCCCTGCATGAAACTGGCGAATTCCACCCATGGCTAA
- a CDS encoding ATP-binding protein: MAKVYDSATDCRLLYNSPVQNESALILLRSKLSAIAQRLGFSDGKRENMLLVASEMVSNQVKHAQGRGLFQVWQQPGPILDIVALDFGPGISCLSQAQQDGYSSVNTLGKGLGSIYRLSDESFVYTQKESAAPEKKWSGAVFLSRFHPGRKSAPERAPGSAPRMASGLEIGLFSRSLSDDRYNGDRIYLQQTGDALRWLHLDGLGHGQLAQEATANLAAHLSHCDCVDSILAAVDRQLKGTRGAVAITGELGLAGQSLNILGVGDMHAHVMNEEEMVNLSFAPGVLGKEHQKPDQFQLGIGKRCLVITCTDGIRRNWDTTNFPGLFHQHPQLIAYTLGNIMGRISDDQSLCVASIN, translated from the coding sequence ATGGCTAAGGTTTACGATAGCGCAACGGATTGTCGGCTGCTTTACAACAGCCCGGTACAGAATGAAAGCGCGCTCATTCTGTTGCGCTCAAAACTATCGGCAATCGCGCAGCGCCTTGGTTTTTCGGACGGAAAACGGGAGAACATGCTGCTGGTCGCCTCGGAAATGGTCAGCAATCAGGTCAAACACGCTCAAGGACGCGGCCTGTTCCAGGTTTGGCAACAGCCGGGTCCGATTCTTGACATCGTCGCACTGGATTTCGGCCCGGGCATTTCCTGCCTTTCCCAGGCTCAGCAGGACGGCTACTCTTCGGTGAACACCCTGGGCAAGGGGCTGGGCAGCATCTACCGTCTCAGCGACGAATCGTTCGTCTATACCCAGAAGGAAAGTGCCGCCCCGGAAAAAAAATGGAGTGGTGCCGTCTTTTTGTCGCGCTTCCATCCCGGCAGAAAATCCGCCCCTGAAAGAGCCCCCGGTTCCGCCCCGCGCATGGCTTCAGGGCTGGAGATCGGTCTGTTTTCTCGCTCGTTGTCGGATGACCGCTACAACGGTGACCGCATTTATTTACAGCAGACCGGCGACGCCCTGCGCTGGCTGCATCTGGATGGACTGGGTCACGGCCAACTGGCTCAGGAGGCTACCGCCAATCTCGCCGCACATTTATCCCACTGCGACTGCGTCGACTCGATTCTGGCGGCTGTGGATCGCCAGCTTAAGGGCACCCGAGGCGCAGTGGCCATTACCGGTGAGCTCGGCCTTGCCGGCCAGTCCCTGAATATCCTCGGTGTGGGCGATATGCACGCCCACGTCATGAACGAAGAGGAAATGGTCAACCTGTCATTCGCTCCCGGCGTACTGGGCAAGGAGCACCAGAAACCCGACCAGTTTCAGCTCGGCATCGGCAAGCGTTGCCTGGTGATCACCTGTACCGACGGCATTCGCCGCAACTGGGACACCACCAACTTTCCCGGCTTGTTCCACCAGCACCCTCAGTTGATTGCCTATACGCTGGGGAATATCATGGGCAGAATTTCAGACGACCAATCGCTTTGCGTTGCCAGCATCAACTAA
- a CDS encoding STAS domain-containing protein: MAQEKSTSASAKLTELLKLQVGSISETIEKEGRTIFGGSNNLLGTDEITDFCIEFLQLLVALLESRDPHDDGSPQFHALEMFFNGLSKQILVRGGRVEDLVRYIQFMQRTLIEALAHDKKNTTVDDTRDALLFLSGTFNELILAVFQAYLDEKERTINAQEAELRETATPITEIWDGVLTLPIIGTLDSNRTMLVMEALLNRIAKEHANAVVMDLTGVKNIDSQVSHHLIQMMRAVQLMGADAILTGIRPEIARALTSLNIDMSGVTTRASLSDGLKEAFRRMGIQVSHKAI; this comes from the coding sequence ATGGCACAAGAAAAATCCACATCCGCCAGCGCTAAATTGACAGAACTGCTCAAGCTTCAGGTCGGCAGCATTTCGGAGACCATCGAAAAAGAAGGTCGTACCATTTTCGGCGGCAGCAACAATCTGCTCGGCACCGACGAGATCACCGATTTCTGCATCGAGTTTCTGCAACTCCTGGTTGCCTTGCTCGAATCCAGGGATCCGCACGATGATGGCTCGCCCCAGTTCCACGCCCTGGAAATGTTTTTTAATGGTTTGTCGAAGCAAATCCTGGTGCGCGGCGGCCGGGTGGAAGACCTGGTGCGCTACATCCAGTTCATGCAGCGCACCCTGATCGAAGCATTGGCTCATGATAAAAAGAACACCACAGTCGACGACACGCGCGATGCCCTGCTGTTTCTCTCCGGCACCTTCAATGAGCTGATTCTGGCAGTATTCCAGGCCTACCTCGATGAAAAGGAACGCACCATCAACGCGCAGGAAGCGGAATTGCGCGAGACTGCCACGCCCATCACCGAAATCTGGGATGGCGTGCTCACCCTGCCGATCATCGGCACGCTGGATTCCAACCGCACCATGCTGGTGATGGAGGCGCTGCTTAACCGCATTGCCAAGGAACACGCCAACGCCGTGGTGATGGACCTGACCGGGGTGAAAAATATCGACTCGCAGGTTTCCCATCACCTGATCCAGATGATGCGGGCGGTACAATTGATGGGGGCGGATGCGATCCTTACCGGCATCCGGCCGGAAATCGCTCGCGCACTGACCAGCCTGAACATCGACATGAGCGGCGTCACCACGCGTGCCAGCCTCTCC